GAAAATCAAGCATCTCGTAGGCGTCTACACTGCCATGAAGGCCAAGCAGGCCGCACAGGTTATCGAATCCCTAGATACAGATCTCGCTGTCAAGATTTTGTCAGGCATGCGCGGGCGCAGTGCCGGAGCCATCCTCGGGTTCGTGACTCCCAAGAAAGCTGCCAAACTTTCCGAAGAACTGACCAAGCTCCAGACTCCTCTGGAAGAATAAGCGAAGACGTTTTAGTTGTGTTTCGCAGATTATTTTCAGTGACGGTCTTCGAATTAAAAAAACAGCGAAGCTTATTAAAACGTTTTGGGATTCTTAAACCCTTTTGGAAAAGGGTTTAAGCCGCCGGAGGCGAACTCTTTTTATCAAAAGCGCATAGCGCATCAAATAATTCTTAAAATGCAACGAATTAAGTTGACTCTAGCCTACGACGGCACCAATTTTTGCGGCTGGCAGTTGCAGCCCAGGCTGCGCACTGTGCAGGGCGTGCTGGAAAAGGCCATTGCGCGGGTTACCAAAACCCCGGTGCGGGTTCATGGTTCCGGGCGTACTGACAGCGGCGTGCATGCCTTGGGGCAGGTAGCCCATTTTGATGTGGATGAAAGCTTTGTTGCTGTGAAATGGCAGCGGGCACTAAATTCCCTGCTTCCTGACGATGTGACTGTGCTGGAAGCAATTTCCGTTTCTCCCGATTTTCATTGCCGCTACAGTGCGATCCGCAAAACTTATACTTATACCTTGTGGCTGGAGAACAGCTTTTTCCTTCCATGGCGCAGGCATTATGTCTGGAAATGCGGCCCTCTTGATCTTGTCGCTCTTGATCAGGGTATGGAGTATTTTCTGGGCGAGCACGATTTTTCTTCCTTCCAGAATACCGGCACTTTGATCAAAACCACCGTACGTACAATCCATGAGTTCAAACGTTACCCCGGCCAGACCGAGCAGGAAATGGTTCTGGAAGTCTGCGGTTCAGGCTTCCTGAAGCAGATGGTCCGCAACATGGTCGGCTGTCTGGTACGCATCGGGCGGGGTAAAGCCCAGCCCGAAACTGTCCGATCATTATTACAGATGAAGGACAGAACTCTGGCTCCGGCCACAGCTCCTGCACAGGGGTTGTGTATGGCCGGTGTTTACTATGGAGAAACGGGTTGTGGCGGAACTGACACTGGACGGAAGCAAGCTCAGGATAGCGGAATCAACACAGAAGTCTGATTCCCTGAAGCAGGTCTTTCCCGGTTCATACTGGGAGGACAGGTTCAGTCGTGCCGCACTGAAAAACAAGTACGAGCTCACCGCACCCTCCGCGGCCATGGAGGTGCAGTCCAGGGTCAAATCCTTAAGCGAAACCCTTTCTTCTTTCCGCTGGCCCGGTCAGGGCTTTGGTTTGAGCAGCTCCCGGCTGGTGGTCAATGATCCCCTGCTGGATAAGAATATCAGCTCATCCCTGACCCACAAAGATGATTATCAGCGTTACTACCGTTATTATTCACGCGGCTTCAGCGGGGAAGCGGCAACCTCCCTTGATGCCGGAACTTATAAATTTGACATGACCCTCGGCTCATCCACTAAAAATTTAGAGGTGGATATTACCGGGGGGATGACCAATGATCAGTTACTGGAAGCAGTGCGCGATGCAGTCAATGAAAGCACTCTTCCGGTACAGGCTCGCATCTTCAAGCAGAATGCTGTGGGGTCCAATCCTGATGATCTGATGGGCACCGGATCGGCCCTGGCTTTTTCCGTGAACACCGCCTACGTGGTCACTGAAGAGAACCGGGGCGACAGCACGCAGGATCTGGCTGCCGCCAACAAGCTTTCCTTCAGTGACACCAGCGGACATCTTATCTCCAATCTGGAACTTTATGCCACGCAGAAGCCCATCGGTCCGGCAGAGGAGGGGCTTTATCAACTCTCCAATGCTTCTGCCGGAGGTCCGTCACAATTTCTGACCAAAGCTTTTGACGCCAACGCAACGACCACCATTGCCGCGGGGGATTATTCTATAGGCTATTC
This sequence is a window from Desulfovibrio sp. JC010. Protein-coding genes within it:
- the truA gene encoding tRNA pseudouridine(38-40) synthase TruA, producing MQRIKLTLAYDGTNFCGWQLQPRLRTVQGVLEKAIARVTKTPVRVHGSGRTDSGVHALGQVAHFDVDESFVAVKWQRALNSLLPDDVTVLEAISVSPDFHCRYSAIRKTYTYTLWLENSFFLPWRRHYVWKCGPLDLVALDQGMEYFLGEHDFSSFQNTGTLIKTTVRTIHEFKRYPGQTEQEMVLEVCGSGFLKQMVRNMVGCLVRIGRGKAQPETVRSLLQMKDRTLAPATAPAQGLCMAGVYYGETGCGGTDTGRKQAQDSGINTEV